One window from the genome of Nicotiana tomentosiformis chromosome 5, ASM39032v3, whole genome shotgun sequence encodes:
- the LOC138892425 gene encoding uncharacterized protein translates to MVDFDVIFAVDWLSPYHAILDYHAKTMTLAMPALPQLEWRGTLDYVPRRVISFLKAQRMVEKGCDAYLAYVRDVGVDTLTVETDPVVRDYPDVFPAYLLGMPPNRDIDFGINLLSGTQPISIPLYCMAPPELKDSKEQSQEFLDKGFIRPNVSPWGGPVLFVKKKNSFMRMCIDFR, encoded by the coding sequence atggtagattttgatgttatttttgctgtggactggttgtcaccctatcatgctattcttgactaTCACGCGAAGACTATGACTTTGGCTATGCCAGCTTTGCCacagttagagtggagaggtactttagattatgttcctagaagggttatctcatttctaaaggctcagcggatggttgagaagggatgtgatgcgtacctagcatatgtgagagatgtcggTGTTGATACTCTTACCGTTGAGACAgatccggtagtgagggattatccagatgtattcccggcatatcttctaggcatgccgcccaacagggatatcgactttggtattaaTTTGTTATcgggaactcaacccatttctattcctctatatTGTATGGCCCCACCCGAGTTGAAGGACTCAAAGGAGCAGTcgcaagagtttcttgataagggtttcattaggcccaatgtatcaccttggggtggtccggtcttgtttgtaaagaagaagaatagTTTTATGCGCATGTGCATTGATTTTCGCTAG